A stretch of Telopea speciosissima isolate NSW1024214 ecotype Mountain lineage chromosome 11, Tspe_v1, whole genome shotgun sequence DNA encodes these proteins:
- the LOC122644596 gene encoding transcription initiation factor TFIID subunit 15-like isoform X1: protein MASYSGSGVPSNGSVYVCNLPNGTDENMLAEFFGTIGLLKRDKRTGRPKMWFYRDKVTNEPKGDATVTYEDPHAALAAVEWFNNKEFHGSTIGVFIAESKTKDDHTYDSGNHGGHTSGDYGGQEEGARDLNGSGGRGRGRGDASGNAWQQEGDWLCPNTSCSNVNFAYRGVCNRCGSARPIGASGTGAGGRGRGRGGNESGGRGRPATGPTGLFGPNDWSCPMCGNINWAKRNKCNICNTNKPGHNEGGVRGGRAGGYKELDEEVIEETKRRRREAEDDGELYDEFGNLKKKFRAKAQQAEVRQALPGTGRAGWEFEELGMAEKDGKDKSKDTGRDHDDRESSKSRDWDSYTHERDRYRSRSREREGDRDKERGKDRNRDRDYDHRRGREYGRDRDWDRDHYRDW, encoded by the exons ATGGCAAGCTATTCAGGAAGTGGTGTTCCATCAAACGGTTCTGTCTATGTTTGTAACTTGCCTAATGGAACTGATGAAAATATGCTGGCTGAGTTTTTTGGCACCATAGGGCTGCTAAAG AGAGACAAAAGAACTGGTCGACCAAAGATGTGGTTTTATCGAGACAAAGTGACAAATGAACCAAAAGGAGATGCAACAGTTACATATGAGGATCCACATGCAGCATTGGCTGCTGTGGAGTGGTTCAATAACAAGGAGTTCCATGGTAGTACAATTGGAGTTTTTATAGCAGAGTCAAAGACCAAAGATGATCACACATATGACTCAGGGAATCATGGGGGACATACAAGTGGTGATTATGGTGGACAGGAGGAAGGTGCTAGGGATTTGAATGGGAGTGGGGGAAGAGGTAGAGGTCGGGGTGATGCTTCAGGGAACGCATGGCAACAAGAGGGAGACTGGTTGTGTCCAAATACAAG TTGTTCGAATGTAAATTTTGCGTACCGTGGTGTATGTAACCGTTGTGGAAGTGCTCGACCTATTGGTGCCTCGGGCACCGGTGCTGGTGGTCGAGGTAGAGGCCGTGGTGGAAATGAATCTGGGGGTCGTGGTCGCCCTGCTACTGGTCCTACAGGACTTTTTGGTCCGAATGATTGGTCTTGCCCAAT GTGTGGCAATATCAACTGGGCAAAACGCAACAAGTGCAATATTTGTAATACGAATAAGCCTGGTCACAATGAGGGCGGGGTGAG AGGAGGACGGGCTGGAGGTTACAAAGAACTTGATGAAGAAGTAATAGAGGAAACTAAACGACGGAGGCGGGAAGCTGAA GATGATGGGGAGTTGTATGATGAATTTGGCAATCTCAAGAAGAAATTCCGTGCCAAGGCGCAGCAAGCTGAAGTACGACAGGCGCTTCCAGGTACTGGACGTGCAGGATGGGAGTTCGAAGAACTAG GCATGGCTGAGAAAGATGGTAAAGATAAAAGTAAAGACACAGGCAGAGACCATGATGACAGGGAGAGCAGCAAGAGTCGGGACTGGGATAGTTACACCCATGAAAGGGATAGGTATCGGAGTCGGAgcagagagagggagggggaccgCGACAAAGAGAGGGGTAAAGACCGGAATAGAGATAGAGATTATGATCATAGACGAGGCAGAGAATATGGACGAGATCGGGACTGGGACCGGGATCACTACCGAGACTGGTAG
- the LOC122644596 gene encoding transcription initiation factor TFIID subunit 15-like isoform X2, whose amino-acid sequence MWFYRDKVTNEPKGDATVTYEDPHAALAAVEWFNNKEFHGSTIGVFIAESKTKDDHTYDSGNHGGHTSGDYGGQEEGARDLNGSGGRGRGRGDASGNAWQQEGDWLCPNTSCSNVNFAYRGVCNRCGSARPIGASGTGAGGRGRGRGGNESGGRGRPATGPTGLFGPNDWSCPMCGNINWAKRNKCNICNTNKPGHNEGGVRGGRAGGYKELDEEVIEETKRRRREAEDDGELYDEFGNLKKKFRAKAQQAEVRQALPGTGRAGWEFEELGMAEKDGKDKSKDTGRDHDDRESSKSRDWDSYTHERDRYRSRSREREGDRDKERGKDRNRDRDYDHRRGREYGRDRDWDRDHYRDW is encoded by the exons ATGTGGTTTTATCGAGACAAAGTGACAAATGAACCAAAAGGAGATGCAACAGTTACATATGAGGATCCACATGCAGCATTGGCTGCTGTGGAGTGGTTCAATAACAAGGAGTTCCATGGTAGTACAATTGGAGTTTTTATAGCAGAGTCAAAGACCAAAGATGATCACACATATGACTCAGGGAATCATGGGGGACATACAAGTGGTGATTATGGTGGACAGGAGGAAGGTGCTAGGGATTTGAATGGGAGTGGGGGAAGAGGTAGAGGTCGGGGTGATGCTTCAGGGAACGCATGGCAACAAGAGGGAGACTGGTTGTGTCCAAATACAAG TTGTTCGAATGTAAATTTTGCGTACCGTGGTGTATGTAACCGTTGTGGAAGTGCTCGACCTATTGGTGCCTCGGGCACCGGTGCTGGTGGTCGAGGTAGAGGCCGTGGTGGAAATGAATCTGGGGGTCGTGGTCGCCCTGCTACTGGTCCTACAGGACTTTTTGGTCCGAATGATTGGTCTTGCCCAAT GTGTGGCAATATCAACTGGGCAAAACGCAACAAGTGCAATATTTGTAATACGAATAAGCCTGGTCACAATGAGGGCGGGGTGAG AGGAGGACGGGCTGGAGGTTACAAAGAACTTGATGAAGAAGTAATAGAGGAAACTAAACGACGGAGGCGGGAAGCTGAA GATGATGGGGAGTTGTATGATGAATTTGGCAATCTCAAGAAGAAATTCCGTGCCAAGGCGCAGCAAGCTGAAGTACGACAGGCGCTTCCAGGTACTGGACGTGCAGGATGGGAGTTCGAAGAACTAG GCATGGCTGAGAAAGATGGTAAAGATAAAAGTAAAGACACAGGCAGAGACCATGATGACAGGGAGAGCAGCAAGAGTCGGGACTGGGATAGTTACACCCATGAAAGGGATAGGTATCGGAGTCGGAgcagagagagggagggggaccgCGACAAAGAGAGGGGTAAAGACCGGAATAGAGATAGAGATTATGATCATAGACGAGGCAGAGAATATGGACGAGATCGGGACTGGGACCGGGATCACTACCGAGACTGGTAG
- the LOC122645121 gene encoding S-protein homolog 5-like, with protein sequence MHQTSMVLVILVFLALTMSPMASSFPYSKRVHVYIVNDLGSGKILTIHCQSKDDDLGVHSLDFEKVYTWSFKNIVYGETLFYCDLEWERSPGEKVTSHVDVYDGSKDIKLCGADCWRMVQQEGIFALDPDNASVRKMGSWAN encoded by the coding sequence ATGCATCAAACTTCTATGGTACTCGTTATTCTAGTTTTTCTTGCTTTAACAATGTCACCAATGGCTTCAAGCTTTCCCTATTCGAAGAGAGTGCATGTTTACATTGTCAATGATTTGGGATCAGGAAAGATACTCACTATCCATTGTCAATCCAAAGACGATGACTTGGGTGTGCATAGCCTCGACTTTGAGAAGGTGTATACATGGTCATTCAAGAACATAGTTTATGGAGAAACACTATTCTATTGCGATTTAGAGTGGGAGAGATCGCCAGGTGAGAAAGTAACTAGTCATGTAGATGTATATGATGGTTCCAAGGATATAAAACTATGTGGTGCGGATTGTTGGCGAATGGTCCAACAGGAGGGCATTTTTGCTCTGGACCCAGATAATGCTAGTGTTAGAAAAATGGGTTCATGGgcaaattga
- the LOC122645123 gene encoding S-protein homolog 5-like, with the protein MASSFLFLKTVNVYIVNDLGPGKVLTAHCQSKDDDLGVHSLEFENVYTWSFKNVIYGGTLFYCDFAWERSPGAKVTGHVDVYDWFNDIKLCGVDCWRMVQQDGIFALDSDTASVRKMGSWAN; encoded by the coding sequence ATGGCTTCaagctttttgtttttgaagacAGTAAATGTTTACATTGTCAATGATTTGGGACCAGGAAAGGTACTCACTGCCCATTGTCAATCCAAAGATGATGACTTAGGTGTGCATAGCCTCGAATTTGAGAATGTGTATACGTGGTCCTTCAAGAACGTAATTTATGGGGGAACACTATTCTATTGCGATTTCGCGTGGGAGAGATCGCCGGGCGCAAAAGTAACTGGTCATGTAGATGTATATGATTGGTTCAATGATATAAAACTTTGTGGTGTGGATTGTTGGCGGATGGTCCAACAAGATGGCATTTTTGCTTTGGACTCAGATACTGCAAGCGTTAGAAAAATGGGTTCATGGGCAAATTGA